In Neodiprion pinetum isolate iyNeoPine1 chromosome 6, iyNeoPine1.2, whole genome shotgun sequence, one genomic interval encodes:
- the Prosalpha2 gene encoding proteasome subunit alpha type-2, whose translation MASERYSFSLTTFSPSGKLVQIEYALAAVSAGAPSVGIKASNGVVLATENKHKSILYDEHSVNKVEMVTKHIGMIYSGMGPDYRLLVKQARKIAQQYLLVYQEPIPTAQLVQRVAMLMQEYTQSGGVRPFGVSLLICGWDNDKPYLFQCDPSGAYYAWKATAMGKNHINGKTFLEKRYSEDLELDDAVHTAILTLKEGFEGQMTADNIEVGICDANGFRRLHPSNVKDYLANIP comes from the exons ATGGCTTCGGAGCGGTACAGTTTTTCGCTGACTACGTTCAG CCCGTCGGGCAAGCTGGTGCAGATCGAGTATGCATTGGCTGCAGTATCAGCTGGGGCGCCTTCGGTTGGCATCAAGGCATCCAACGGAGTTGTTCTTGCCACTGAAAACAAGCACAAATCGATACTCTATGACGAACACAGTGTTAACAAGGTTGAAATGGTTACCAAGCATATTGGGATGATATATAGTGGAATGGGGCCTGACTATCGTCTACTTGTGAAGCAAGCTCGCAAAATCGCCCAGCAGTACCTGCTAGTGTACCAGGAACCAATTCCAACTGCGCAACTCGTTCAACGAGTAGCGATGCTCATGCAGGAGTACACGCAGTCAGG AGGTGTACGTCCGTTCGGTGTTTCTCTGCTGATCTGCGGCTGGGACAACGACAAGCCGTACCTGTTCCAGTGCGATCCGTCGGGTGCTTATTACGCCTGGAAGGCAACCGCGATGGGAAAGAATCACATCAACGGTAAAACATTCCTGGAGAAGAGATACAGCGAAGATCTGGAACTCGACGACGCCGTTCATACCGCTATTCTGACTTTGAAGGAAGGATTTGAGGGGCAAATGACCGCGGACAATATTGAAGTCGGCATTTGTGACGCCAATGGATTCAGGAGACTCCATCCGTCCAATGTCAAGGACTACCTTGCGAACATCccctaa
- the LOC124222172 gene encoding interleukin enhancer-binding factor 2 isoform X1 has protein sequence MLNMVRGARGGMIRGGRGGMGRGMGFPRKQFLPRHPFDYTLCEAAFPRVKAAADEADFTTALLKKNSDMCPTAKEQNSILNLVTKLQGVLDNLIVAPGTFEACQLEEVRQVGSFKKGTMIKGHNVADIVVILKTLPTKTAVEALGTKVNTDLKAGNPKEAFKLTQTERGFDLSTNEATVRVLITTLHQNLRKLESEQHLDVKICQGHLAAIRHSRWFEENAHHSSIKVLIRLLRDLRTRFEGFEPLSPWMLDLLAHNAIMNNPSRQALPINQAYKRVLQLLASGLFLPGSAGISDPCEGGNIRVHTAMTLEQQDQVCLTAQTLLRVLAHGGYRPLLEGGNKLAVEMSVWAGGVVASPLDKAYEPPTEQEQQEEMEEGNEEMVTQDT, from the exons AT GCTTAATATGGTTCGAGGTGCTCGAGGCGGCATGATAAGAGGTGGTCGAGGAGGAATGGGGCGTGGAATGGGATTTCCTAGGAAACAGTTCCTGCCCAGACATCCCTTTGATTACACCCTTTGCGAGGCTGCGTTTCCTCGTGTCAAGGCAGCTGCGGATGAGGCTGACTTTACTACGGCACttctgaagaaaaattcagatATGTGTCCGACAGCGAAAGAGCAGAATTCCATCTTGAACCTCGTTACGAAGCTACAAGGAGTTCTGGATAATCTAATCGTTGCACCTGGAACCTTCGAAGCTTGT CAACTCGAGGAAGTCAGACAAGTGGGGAGCTTCAAAAAAGGGACAATGATCAAGGGTCACAATGTAGCAGACATCGTTGTTATCCTCAAAACATTACCTACAAAAACAGCGGTTGAAGCGCTGGGCACGAAAGTAAACACAGACTTGAAGGCGGGCAATCCTAAAGAGGCGTTTAAGCTGACTCAAACGGAACGTGGATTTGATCTTTCAACTAATGAGGCCACTGTTCGTGTCCTCATCACTACTTTGCATCAAAACTTACGTAAATTGGAATCTGAGCAGCATCTTGACGTTAAAATCTGCCAAG ggCACCTAGCAGCTATCAGACACTCTCGATGGTTCGAAGAAAATGCCCATCACTCGAGTATCAAAGTACTGATCAGATTGCTGAGAGACTTGAGGACCAGATTCGAGGGTTTCGAACCCCTGTCACCATGGATGCTAGATCTTCTGGCACATAACGCAATCATGAATAATCCCAGCAGACAAGCACTGCCGATAAATCAAGCCTACAAGCGAGTGCTCCAGCTCCTCGCTTCAGGGTTATTTTTGCCTGGGTCAGCCG GAATTTCCGATCCCTGCGAGGGTGGAAACATCCGTGTACACACCGCTATGACGTTGGAACAACAGGACCAAGTGTGTCTAACGGCACAAACATTGCTACGAGTTTTGGCGCACGGTGGTTACAGGCCATTGCTCGAAGGCGGTAATAAATTAGCGGTAGAAATGAGTGTATGGGCTGGCGGTGTGGTTGCCAGTCCTTTGGACAAGGCATACGAACCTCCAACGGAGCAGGAACAGCAGGAAGAAATGGAAGaaggaaatgaagaaatggTGACTCAAGACacataa
- the LOC124222172 gene encoding interleukin enhancer-binding factor 2 isoform X2, with protein MVRGARGGMIRGGRGGMGRGMGFPRKQFLPRHPFDYTLCEAAFPRVKAAADEADFTTALLKKNSDMCPTAKEQNSILNLVTKLQGVLDNLIVAPGTFEACQLEEVRQVGSFKKGTMIKGHNVADIVVILKTLPTKTAVEALGTKVNTDLKAGNPKEAFKLTQTERGFDLSTNEATVRVLITTLHQNLRKLESEQHLDVKICQGHLAAIRHSRWFEENAHHSSIKVLIRLLRDLRTRFEGFEPLSPWMLDLLAHNAIMNNPSRQALPINQAYKRVLQLLASGLFLPGSAGISDPCEGGNIRVHTAMTLEQQDQVCLTAQTLLRVLAHGGYRPLLEGGNKLAVEMSVWAGGVVASPLDKAYEPPTEQEQQEEMEEGNEEMVTQDT; from the exons ATGGTTCGAGGTGCTCGAGGCGGCATGATAAGAGGTGGTCGAGGAGGAATGGGGCGTGGAATGGGATTTCCTAGGAAACAGTTCCTGCCCAGACATCCCTTTGATTACACCCTTTGCGAGGCTGCGTTTCCTCGTGTCAAGGCAGCTGCGGATGAGGCTGACTTTACTACGGCACttctgaagaaaaattcagatATGTGTCCGACAGCGAAAGAGCAGAATTCCATCTTGAACCTCGTTACGAAGCTACAAGGAGTTCTGGATAATCTAATCGTTGCACCTGGAACCTTCGAAGCTTGT CAACTCGAGGAAGTCAGACAAGTGGGGAGCTTCAAAAAAGGGACAATGATCAAGGGTCACAATGTAGCAGACATCGTTGTTATCCTCAAAACATTACCTACAAAAACAGCGGTTGAAGCGCTGGGCACGAAAGTAAACACAGACTTGAAGGCGGGCAATCCTAAAGAGGCGTTTAAGCTGACTCAAACGGAACGTGGATTTGATCTTTCAACTAATGAGGCCACTGTTCGTGTCCTCATCACTACTTTGCATCAAAACTTACGTAAATTGGAATCTGAGCAGCATCTTGACGTTAAAATCTGCCAAG ggCACCTAGCAGCTATCAGACACTCTCGATGGTTCGAAGAAAATGCCCATCACTCGAGTATCAAAGTACTGATCAGATTGCTGAGAGACTTGAGGACCAGATTCGAGGGTTTCGAACCCCTGTCACCATGGATGCTAGATCTTCTGGCACATAACGCAATCATGAATAATCCCAGCAGACAAGCACTGCCGATAAATCAAGCCTACAAGCGAGTGCTCCAGCTCCTCGCTTCAGGGTTATTTTTGCCTGGGTCAGCCG GAATTTCCGATCCCTGCGAGGGTGGAAACATCCGTGTACACACCGCTATGACGTTGGAACAACAGGACCAAGTGTGTCTAACGGCACAAACATTGCTACGAGTTTTGGCGCACGGTGGTTACAGGCCATTGCTCGAAGGCGGTAATAAATTAGCGGTAGAAATGAGTGTATGGGCTGGCGGTGTGGTTGCCAGTCCTTTGGACAAGGCATACGAACCTCCAACGGAGCAGGAACAGCAGGAAGAAATGGAAGaaggaaatgaagaaatggTGACTCAAGACacataa
- the Scgbeta gene encoding beta-sarcoglycan encodes MSKLDDDLSNSDKPLITQNFNQNNNVVSLGKARGTMKDGSSRSSTTDVSSERKRYCLWMLIFLLGVMGLCNLFLSITIFAVLRMNQRMESMEVIPEENLITFFGKTDLDRLCIWRGICQGYGDEPMAISGDDSGVQINVRNLRDQNHSSVQVYWNGTTVSRVKVLEAKDPRTGTTYFSTNSPNFELPSGVEKIGVKIAETHRVTSPINSSLKFEADRRVTVHGTEGVRMEAKDILWKARTDLFLKSDNGSITLSGKEGILIDLNGVRVVPRDSRSQSGRNQYKVCVCMPQGKLFRVQVPPGNKQVSCAHVSMTPENSPCK; translated from the exons ATGTCTAAACTCGACGACGATTTGTCAAACAGCGACAAACCGCTAATCACTCAGAATTTTAACCAGAATAACAACGTCGTCAG CCTAGGAAAGGCGAGGGGCACGATGAAAGATGGTTCAAGTCGTTCGAGCACAACAGACGTTAGTTCGGAGAGGAAAAGGTACTGCCTATGGATGTTGATATTTTTGCTGGGTGTGATGGGGCTGTGCAATCTGTTCCTAAGCATAACGATATTCGCTGTGCTACGGATGAATCAGAGGATGGAGAGCATGGAGGTGATACCAGAAGAGAACCTGATAACATTTTTTGGGAAAACTGATTTAGACCGA CTCTGTATATGGCGCGGAATTTGCCAGGGATACGGCGACGAACCAATGGCGATATCCGGGGACGACAGCGGCGTCCAAATAAACGTGAGAAACCTCAGAGACCAAAACCATTCGAGCGTCCAGGTGTACTGGAACGGGACGACGGTGTCGAGGGTAAAGGTACTCGAGGCGAAAGATCCGCGAACGGGAACCACATACTTCTCAACAAATTCCCCAAACTTCGAGCTCCCTTCGGGGGTGGAGAAAATCGGCGTGAAGATAGCCGAGACCCACAGAGTTACATCGCCGATAAACTCGAGTTTGAAGTTTGAGGCCGACAGGCGGGTGACCGTCCACGGAACCGAGGGAGTTCGTATGGAGGCAAAGGACATCCTCTGGAAGGCTCGTACGGACCTCTTCCTCAAAAGCGACAACGGTAGCATAACTCTGAGCGGTAAGGAGGGGATTTTGATCGACCTTAACGGCGTTCGTGTCGTTCCTCGGGACTCTAGAAGCCAGAGCGGTCGAAACCAGTATAAAGTCTGCGTTTGCATGCCTCAGGGAAAATTGTTCCGGGTTCAAGTGCCGCCTGGTAATAAGCAGGTGAGCTGTGCCCACGTGAGTATGACGCCAGAAAACAGTCCTTGCAAGTGA